One Neorhizobium sp. NCHU2750 genomic window carries:
- the trbH gene encoding conjugal transfer protein TrbH, with amino-acid sequence MRPQILFPVVCLIGLSGCQTATDGLTTSAAPPEITGPAASAIAGDMAGRFAEQAGSTSTPIRLHKDTSDFAVALEAALKGWGYSVVTEDKATSGKDAAKPIELAYSIASLDGQVLARLSTDDLELGRAYSITNGVAVPASPLSLLKRN; translated from the coding sequence ATGCGCCCGCAAATCCTCTTCCCGGTCGTATGCCTGATCGGGCTTTCAGGGTGCCAGACGGCGACTGACGGCCTGACGACCAGCGCGGCACCTCCCGAGATTACCGGTCCTGCCGCCAGTGCGATCGCCGGCGATATGGCTGGACGCTTCGCCGAGCAGGCCGGATCGACCTCGACACCGATCAGACTGCACAAGGACACATCGGACTTTGCGGTCGCACTCGAGGCAGCATTGAAGGGCTGGGGCTATTCCGTCGTCACCGAGGACAAAGCGACATCCGGAAAGGATGCGGCAAAGCCTATCGAGCTTGCATATTCGATCGCCAGTCTGGATGGGCAGGTCCTTGCACGCCTCTCGACAGATGATCTCGAACTCGGCCGAGCCTATTCCATCACCAACGGCGTCGCGGTCCCCGCAAGCCCACTTTCTCTCCTGAAGCGCAATTGA